The following are from one region of the Coffea eugenioides isolate CCC68of chromosome 2, Ceug_1.0, whole genome shotgun sequence genome:
- the LOC113759559 gene encoding uncharacterized protein LOC113759559 → MAMPTYTMSCFKLPCKLCKEISSMLSNFWWGEKDNKNKARWVAWKQLTKEKKRGGMGFQEIQSFNRALLAKQIWRIIRNPNLLSSKILKSKYFPNCNVLDCKTPNNASWFWQSIMSAREELQWGIRNRIGNGLSTRIWEDQWIPDQHLGKPITAKPEECRIQRVADLIEGYRWNRNSSSKISNREMLKTFSRFP, encoded by the coding sequence ATGGCAATGCCTACTTACACCATGTCTTGTTTCAAATTACCTTGCAAGTTATGCAAAGAGATAAGCTCTATGCTATCTAATTTCTGGTGGGGAGAAAAAGACAACAAAAACAAGGCTCGCTGGGTAGCTTGGAAGCAGTTGACCAAGGAGAAAAAACGAGGAGGCATGGGATTCCAGGAGATTCAAAGTTTTAACAGAGCTTTGCTGGCTAAACAGATTTGGAGAATAATCAGAAATCCAAATCTGTTATCCAGCAAAATTCTGAAAAGCAAGTACTTCCCAAATTGCAATGTGCTGGACTGCAAAACTCCCAACAATGCTTCATGGTTTTGGCAAAGCATTATGAGTGCAAGAGAAGAGCTTCAATGGGGGATACGAAATAGGATAGGGAATGGACTCTCAACAAGAATTTGGGAGGATCAGTGGATTCCAGACCAACACCTAGGGAAACCTATCACAGCCAAGCCAGAAGAATGTCGAATACAGAGAGTTGCTGACCTGATTGAGGGCTACAGGTGGAATAGGAATTcatcttccaaaatttcaaacaGGGAGATGCTAAAAACATTCTCAAGATTCCCATAA
- the LOC113760995 gene encoding DExH-box ATP-dependent RNA helicase DExH12-like — protein sequence MSHIGGGAEAHARFKQYEYRANSSLVLTTDSRPRDTHEPTGEPESLQGKIDPKTFGDRASRGKPRELEDQLQKSKKKKEREPLASEPNPGRQSKKRRLLQEESVLTTTDEGVYQPKTKETRAAYEALLSAIQQQLGGQPLNIVSGAADEILAVLKNENLKNPDKKKEIEKLLNPIPSQVFDNLVSIGRLITDYQDAGDAAGAAAANGDEGLDDDVGVAVEFEENEEEDDDSDYDLVQEDEEDEDDGLDANAGAMQMGGGIDDDEMQDANEGMTLNVQDIDAYWLQRKISQAYEQQIDPQQSQKLAEEVLKILAEGDDREVETKLLLHLQFDKFSLVKYMLRNRLKIVWCTRLARAADQEDRKKIEEEMMVQGPDHAAILEQLYATRATAKERQKNLEKSIREEARRLKDETGGDGQRERRGQGDRDADGGWLSGQRQLIDLDSLAFNQGGLLMANKRCELPEGSFRNQKKGYEEVHVPALKPKPLGPGEELVKISSMPDWAQPAFKGMTQLNRVQSKVYETALFGADNILLCAPTGAGKTNVAMLTILQQLALNRNEDGSFNHDNYKIVYVAPMKALVAEVVGNLSNRLQDYDVKVKELSGDQTLTRQQIEETQIIVTTPEKWDIITRKSGDRTYTQMVKLLIIDEIHLLHDNRGPVLESIVARTVRQIETTKEHIRLVGLSATLPNYEDVALFLRVDVKKGLFHFDNSYRPVPLAQQYVGISVKKPLQRFQLMNDVCYEKVISVAGKHQVLIFVHSRKETAKTARAIRDAALANDTLGKFLKEDSASREILQSHTELVKSNDLKDLLPYGFAIHHAGMVRADRQIVEDLFSDGHAQVLVSTATLAWGVNLPAHTVIIKGTQIYNPEKGAWTELSPLDVMQMLGRAGRPQFDTYGEGIIITGHSELQYYLSLMNQQLPIESQFVSKLADQLNAEIVLGSVQNAKEACLWLGYTYLYVRMVRNPTVYSLAADALASDNMLQERRADLVHSAATLLDKNNLVKYDRKSGYFQVTDLGRIASYYYITHGTISTYNEHLKPTMGDIELCRLFSLSEEFKYVTVRQDEKMELAKLLERVPIPIKESLEEPSAKINVLLQAYISQLKLEGLSLTSDMVFITQSAGRLMRALFEIVLKRGWAQLTEKALKWCKMINKRIWSVQTPLRQFHGIPNEILMKLEKKDLAWERYYDLSSQEIGELIRFPKMGRTLHKLIHQFPKLNLAAHVQPITRSVLRVELTITPDFQWDDKVHGFVEPFWVIVEDNDGEYILHNEYFLLKKQYIDEDHTLDFTVSIYEPLPPQYFIRVVSDRWLGSQTILPVSFRHLILPEKYPPPTELLDLQPLPVTALRNPSYEALYQEFKHFNPVQTQVFTILYNSDDNVLVAAPTGSGKTICAEFAILRNHQKGPESVMRAVYIAPIEALAKERYNDWKRKFGDGLGMKVVELTGETATDIKLLERGQIIISTPEKWDAISRRWKQRKHVQQVSLFIVDELHLIGGQGGPILEVIVSRMRYIASQLENKIRIVALSTSLANAKDLGEWIGATSHGLFNFPPGVRPVPLEIHIQGIDIANFEARMQAMTKPTYTAIVQHAKNGKPAIVFVPTRKHARLTAVDLMTYASVDADKIMFLLQSAGDLEPFIDRIKEPMLKETLRYGVGYLHEGLTGTDQDIVKTLFETGWVQVCVMTSSMCWGVALSAHLVVIMGTQHYDGRESAHSDYPVTDLLQMMGHASRPLVDNSGKCVIFCHAPRKEYYKKFLYEAFPVESHLHHYLHDNLNAEVVAEVIQNKQDAVDYLTWTFMYRRLTQNPNYYNLQGVSHRHLSDHLSELVENTISDLEASKCILVEEDFLLSPLNLGMIASYYYISYTTIERFSSSLNSKTKLKGLLDILASASEYEQLPIRPGEEELIRRLINHQRFSFDNPKCTDPHVKANALLQAHFARQLLGGNLASDQREVLIFASRLLQAMVDVISSSGWLSLALLAMEVSQMVTQGMWERDSMLLQLPHFTKELAKKCQENPGKSIETVFDLVEMEDDERRELLQMSDLQLMDIARFCNRFPNIDLAYDVPESDNVRAGENISVHVTLERDLEGRTEVGPVDGPRYPKVKEEGWWLVVGDTKTNQLLAIKRVTLQRKSKVRLDFDASAEAGKKTYTLYFMSDSYLGCDQEYSFTIDVKEAAPEEDSGRE from the exons ATGTCGCATATCGGTGGTGGAGCTGAGGCTCATGCCCGTTTCAAACAGTATGAGTATCGAGCCAACTCCAGTCTTGTCCTGACCACTGACTCGCGCCCACGTGACACCCATGAGCCCACTGGTGAGCCTGAGTCCCTTCAAGGCAAGATAGATCCCAAAACCTTTGGTGACCGTGCCTCGCGGGGTAAGCCTCGTGAATTGGAAGACCAACTTCAAAAGtccaagaagaagaaggagcGAGAACCACTAGCTTCCGAACCCAATCCTGGCAGGCAGAGCAAGAAGAGGCGCCTTCTACAGGAGGAAAGTGTTCTTACTACCACTGATGAGGGTGTTTATCAACCTAAAACTAAAGAAACCCGGGCTGCCTATGAGGCCTTGCTCAGTGCTATTCAGCAGCAGTTAGGTGGCCAGCCTCTTAACATTGTCAGTGGTGCTGCCGATGAGATTTTAGCTGTTCTTAAGAATGAAAATCTCAAGAATCCTGACAAGAAAAAGGAGATTGAGAAGCTTTTGAATCCTATCCCCAGCCAAGTATTTGATAATCTGGTATCTATCGGGCGGCTAATTACTGACTATCAAGATGCTGGTGATGCTGCTGGAGCTGCTGCTGCCAATGGTGATGAGGGTCTTGATGATGATGTTGGTGTTGCTGTTGAATTTGAGGAGAATGAAGAAGAGGATGATGATAGTGACTATGATCTAGTACAGGAGGATGAAGAGGATGAAGATGATGGACTCGATGCGAATGCCGGTGCCATGCAGATGGGTGGTGGGATTGATGATGATGAGATGCAGGATGCTAATGAGGGGATGACCTTGAATGTTCAGGACATTGATGCCTACTGGCTTCAGAGGAAGATTTCACAGGCTTATGAGCAACAGATTGATCCGCAACAGAGCCAGAAGCTTGCTGAGGAGGTCCTCAAAATTCTTGCTGAAGGTGATGATCGTGAAGTTGAAACAAAGCTCTTGTTGCATCTGCAGTTTGATAAGTTCAGTCTTGTCAAGTATATGTTGCGGAACCGGCTGAAGATTGTTTGGTGCACCCGCTTGGCAAGGGCTGCAGACCAAGAGGAtaggaagaaaattgaagaggaGATGATGGTGCAGGGGCCAGATCATGCTGCAATTCTGGAACAGTTGTATGCCACCAGGGCAACTGCAAAAGAGAGGCAGAAGAACTTGGAGAAGAGCATTAGAGAAGAGGCTCGCCGTTTGAAGGATGAAACTGGAGGAGATGGGCAACGAGAAAGAAGGGGGCAAGGCGATAGAGATGCTGATGGTGGTTGGCTGTCAGGGCAACGTCAATTAATTGATCTTGACAGCCTTGCATTTAACCAGGGAGGTCTCTTGATGGCCAACAAAAGGTGTGAGCTTCCAGAAGGTTCTTTTAGGAATCAGAAAAAGGGATACGAAGAAGTTCATGTACCAGCATTAAAGCCGAAACCATTAGGACCTGGTGAAGAACTAGTAAAGATCTCTTCCATGCCTGACTGGGCACAGCCGGCTTTCAAAGGAATGACCCAATTAAACAGGGTTCAAAGTAAAGTTTATGAGACAGCACTTTTTGGTGCAGATAATATTCTATTATGTGCTCCCACAGGTGCAGGGAAAACCAATGTTGCTATGCTTACCATCCTTCAGCAGCTTGCTTTGAACAGAAATGAAGATGGGTCTTTTAACCATGACAATTACAAAATTGTTTATGTGGCTCCAATGAAGGCACTGGTTGCTGAAGTAGTTGGTAACCTCTCTAATCGTCTCCAGGATTATGATGTCAAGGTGAAAGAGCTGAGCGGAGACCAGACACTGACCCGTCAACAGATTGAAGAGACTCAGATCATTGTTACAACCCCAGAGAAGTGGGATATAATAACCAGGAAATCTGGTGATCGTACCTACACTCAGATGGTAAAGCTGCTCATCATTGATGAGATACATCTGTTGCATGATAACCGGGGTCCCGTGCTGGAGAGCATCGTAGCAAGAACTGTAAGGCAAATTGAGACCACTAAAGAGCACATACGGTTGGTGGGCTTGTCTGCTACACTTCCAAACTATGAAGATGTAGCTTTGTTCCTGCGTGTTGATGTGAAGAAAGGTCTCTTTCACTTTGACAATAGCTATAGACCTGTGCCTCTAGCTCAACAGTATGTAGGAATCTCGGTAAAGAAGCCTCTGCAGAGATTTCAGTTGATGAATGACGTGTGCTATGAGAAAGTAATCAGTGTGGCAGGAAAGCATCAGGTGCTTATTTTCGTGCACTCCAGGAAAGAAACTGCGAAGACAGCTCGTGCAATACGTGATGCTGCACTTGCCAATGATACTCTTGGTAAGTTCTTAAAAGAGGACAGTGCAAGCCGTGAAATTCTTCAGAGTCACACTGAGCTTGTAAAGAGCAATGATCTCAAGGACTTGCTACCCTATGGTTTTGCAATTCATCATGCTGGGATGGTTAGAGCTGATCGTCAAATTGTTGAGGATCTTTTCTCAGATGGGCATGCACAAGTGTTGGTTTCCACGGCTACTTTAGCTTGGGGTGTCAATTTACCAGCACACACTGTGATTATCAAAGGTACCCAGATATACAATCCTGAAAAGGGAGCATGGACTGAACTAAGCCCCCTTGATGTTATGCAGATGCTTGGTCGTGCTGGAAGGCCTCAATTTGACACTTATGGTGAAGGAATTATTATTACTGGACACAGCGAGCTACAGTATTATCTCTCTCTGATGAATCAGCAGCTTCCCATTGAAAGTCAGTTTGTATCGAAGCTGGCTGATCAGTTGAATGCGGAAATTGTTCTTGGAAGCGTTCAGAATGCTAAAGAAGCTTGCCTTTGGCTCGGTTATACTTATCTTTATGTTCGCATGGTTCGGAATCCTACCGTTTATAGTTTAGCTGCTGATGCCCTTGCTTCAGATAATATGTTGCAGGAAAGGAGAGCTGATCTG GTTCATTCAGCAGCAACATTATTGGACAAGAATAACCTGGTGAAATATGACAGGAAAAGTGGATATTTCCAGGTCACTGACTTGGGACGCATTGCCAGCTATTACTATATAACTCATGGAACGATTTCTACATATAATGAGCACTTGAAGCCAACAATGGGGGACATTGAGCTATGTCGTCTTTTCTCCCTTAGTGAAGAATTCAAGTATGTGACAGTGAGACAAGATGAAAAGATGGAATTGGCAAAGCTTCTGGAACGTGTCCCTATCCCTATCAAAGAAAGTCTGGAAGAGCCTAGTGCCAAGATCAATGTTCTTCTACAGGCATATATTTCTCAACTGAAGCTTGAAGGTCTCTCTTTGACATCTGACATGGTGTTCATTACCCAG AGTGCAGGGCGTCTTATGCGAGCATTATTTGAGATTGTTTTGAAGAGAGGATGGGCCCAATTAACTGAAAAGGCATTGAAGTGGTGCAAAATGATTAACAAGCGAATATGGAGTGTCCAGACACCACTCCGTCAATTTCATGGGAttccaaatgaaattttgatgAAGTTGGAGAAGAAAGATCTGGCTTGGGAAAGGTACTATGACCTCTCCTCGCAGGAGATAGGAGAACTCATCCGTTTCCCTAAGATGGGGAGAACTCTGCACAAGTTGATTCATCAATTCCCAAAGCTTAACTTGGCTGCTCATGTCCAACCGATCACTCGTTCTGTTCTGAGGGTTGAACTCACTATTACACCAGATTTCCAGTGGGATGACAAAGTACATGGATTTGTGGAACCATTTTGGGTAATTGTCGAGGATAATGACGGAGAATATATTCTCCATAATGAATATTTCTTGCTGAAGAAGCAATATATTGATGAGGATCACACACTGGATTTTACAGTCTCAATATATGAACCACTGCCTCCCCAGTACTTCATTCGTGTCGTATCAGATAGATGGCTTGGGTCGCAGACTATCTTACCTGTTTCTTTCAGGCATCTGATTCTGCCAGAGAAGTACCCTCCTCCCACGGAGTTATTAGACTTACAACCCTTGCCTGTGACAGCTTTAAGAAATCCATCTTATGAAGCTCTATATCAAGAGTTTAAGCATTTTAATCCTGTCCAAACTCAGGTTTTCACTATCCTGTACAACTCAGATGACAATGTCTTAGTTGCTGCACCCACTGGTAGTGGAAAGACAATTTGTGCAGAATTTGCCATATTGAGGAATCACCAGAAAGGTCCTGAAAGTGTCATGCGTGCTGTATACATTGCTCCTATTGAGGCTCTTGCTAAGGAGCGGTATAATGACTGGAAAAGGAAGTTTGGAGATGGGCTAGGGATGAAAGTGGTTGAGTTGACTGGTGAGACAGCAACAGATATCAAACTGCTTGAAAGAGGTCAGATAATTATTAGTACTCCAGAGAAATGGGATGCTATATCTCGCCGTTGGAAACAGCGAAAGCATGTTCAGCAAGTTAGTCTTTTCATTGTTGATGAACTCCACTTGATTGGGGGCCAGGGTGGTCCCATTCTGGAGGTTATAGTTTCTAGAATGAGATATATTGCAAGTCAGCTGGAGAACAAGATAAGGATTGTAGCTTTATCAACTTCTCTTGCTAATGCCAAAGATTTGGGAGAATGGATTGGAGCTACCTCTCATGGTCTTTTCAACTTTCCTCCAGGTGTGAGGCCTGTACCCTTGGAAATTCATATTCAGGGCATTGACATTGCTAATTTTGAAGCCAGGATGCAGGCCATGACAAAACCCACATATACTGCTATCGTCCAACATGCCAAAAATGGGAAACCTGCAATTGTGTTTGTTCCTACCAGGAAGCATGCCCGCTTGACTGCTGTGGATCTGATGACCTATGCAAGTGTGGACGCAGACAAAATAATGTTCCTTTTACAGTCTGCAGGAGATTTGGAACCTTTTATTGATAGAATAAAAGAACCAATGTTGAAAGAGACTCTTCGTTATGGTGTGGGTTATTTGCATGAGGGCTTAACTGGTACTGATCAAGATATAGTCAAGACTCTCTTTGAAACTGGATGGGTTCAAGTGTGTGTTATGACTAGTTCAATGTGCTGGGGAGTGGCCTTGTCTGCACATCTGGTGGTGATTATGGGAACACAACATTATGATGGCAGAGAAAGTGCTCATAGTGACTACCCTGTTACTGATTTGCTGCAGATGATGGGGCATGCCAGTCGACCCCTTGTTGATAACTCGGGGAAATGTGTCATCTTCTGTCATGCGCCAAGGAAGGAGTACTACAAGAAGTTCCTATATGAAGCATTCCCAGTTGAAAGCCATTTGCATCATTATCTGCATGACAATTTAAATGCTGAGGTGGTTGCTGAGGTCATACAAAACAAGCAGGATGCTGTGGATTATCTAACATGGACATTCATGTATAGGAGGCTCACCCAGAATCCAAACTACTATAATTTGCAGGGTGTTAGTCACAGGCATCTATCTGATCAcctgtcagagcttgttgagaACACAATCAGTGATCTtgaagcaagtaaatgcattcTTGTTGAAGAAGATTTCTTACTTTCACCGTTAAATCTTGGCATGATAGCATCCTACTATTATATCAGTTATACAACAATTGAACGTTTTAGTTCTTCTTTGAACTCCAAAACCAAATTGAAGGGTTTACTGGATATCTTGGCTTCAGCCTCAGAGTATGAACAACTTCCCATTAGACCGGGTGAAGAAGAGTTGATTAGGAGGTTGATTAATCACCAGCGTTTCTCCTTTGATAACCCAAAATGCACTGACCCTCATGTGAAGGCCAATGCTTTGCTGCAAGCTCATTTCGCTCGGCAACTTTTAGGTGGGAATTTGGCATCTGACCAGCGAGAGGTGCTTATTTTTGCTTCAAGATTGCTCCAAGCCATGGTTGATGTAATTTCCAGCAGTGGTTGGTTAAGTCTTGCCCTTCTTGCGATGGAAGTGAGTCAGATGGTAACTCAGGGCATGTGGGAGCGTGATTCCATGCTCCTCCAACTCCCACATTTTACCAAGGAATTGGCAAAAAAGTGCCAAGAGAACCCTGGAAAGAGTATAGAGACAGTTTTTGATTTGGTGGAGATGGAGGACGATGAAAGGCGCGAGCTTTTGCAAATGTCTGACTTGCAGTTGATGGATATTGCACGATTCTGTAACCGTTTCCCAAACATTGATTTAGCATATGATGTTCCTGAGAGTGACAATGTGAGGGCTGGAGAAAACATTAGTGTGCATGTAACTCTTGAAAGAGATCTTGAGGGAAGAACAGAAGTTGGACCTGTTGATGGACCTAGATATCCCAAAGTTAAGGAAGAAGGATGGTGGCTTGTGGTTGGTGACACTAAAACCAACCAATTGCTTGCCATTAAAAGGGTTACCCTTCAGAGGAAGTCCAAAGTCAGACTAGATTTTGATGCTTCTGCTGAAGCTGGAAAAAAGACCTACACTCTATATTTCATGAGTGACTCCTATTTGGGATGTGACCAGGAGTATAGTTTTACTATTGATGTGAAAGAGGCGGCTCCTGAAGAAGATAGCGGAAGAGAGTGA
- the LOC113760997 gene encoding cinnamoyl-CoA reductase 1-like isoform X2: MIGAGKVVCVTGASGYIASWLVKLLLERGYTVKASVRDLNDPTKTMHLTSLDGAKERLLLLKANLLEEGSFDEIVNGCEGVFHTASPCQFSVPARDPQAELLDPAVKGTLNVLRSCARVPSVKRVVLTSSMAAVINNTDLKDDVVVDESWFSDPSYCEKNELWYMLSKTLAENAAWKFAKEHGIDMVAINPALVIGPLLQPTINQSVELILNLVTGAQSFPNATLPWVDVRDVACAHILAFEIPSANGRYCLVERFANGSQLLEVLQELYPTLEFPAKCDCSSLTFPDYKISQEKVRSLGIHYIPLEMSLKDTMKSFEEKNLVSL, from the exons ATGATTGGTGCAGGGAAGGTGGTGTGTGTTACAGGAGCTTCAGGATACATAGCTTCATGGCTGGTGAAGCTGCTGCTTGAGCGCGGTTATACTGTTAAAGCTTCAGTTCGTGACCTCA ATGACCCAACAAAAACAATGCATTTGACTTCACTTGATGGAGCCAAGGAGAGGCTTCTTTTGCTTAAGGCAAACTTGCTAGAAGAGGGATCCTTTGATGAAATAGTTAATGGATGCGAAGGTGTTTTTCATACTGCATCTCCTTGTCAATTTTCAGTTCCAGCCAGAGATCCACAG GCGGAACTACTGGACCCTGCAGTAAAGGGAACACTGAATGTGCTACGATCTTGTGCAAGAGTTCCATCGGTCAAGAGAGTGGTTCTAACATCCTCAATGGCAGCAGTTATAAACAATACTGATTTAAAGGATGATGTGGTGGTTGACGAGAGCTGGTTTTCAGATCCATCATACTGTGAAAAGAATGAG TTGTGGTATATGTTATCGAAGACCTTGGCTGAGAATGCTGCGTGGAAATTTGCAAAGGAGCATGGCATTGACATGGTTGCAATAAATCCAGCATTGGTCATTGGTCCTCTCTTGCAGCCAACGATCAACCAAAGTGTAGAACTCATCCTGAACCTAGTAACAG GGGCTCAATCATTTCCCAATGCAACTCTGCCATGGGTTGATGTTAGAGATGTTGCCTGTGCACATATTCTCGCCTTTGAAATCCCTTCTGCTAATGGAAGATATTGTCTCGTTGAAAGATTTGCAAACGGTTCTCAGCTCCTCGAGGTTCTTCAAGAACTTTACCCCACTCTCGAATTCCCGGCAAAGTG CGACTGTAGCAGCCTTACTTTTCCAGACTACAAAATATCTCAAGAAAAAGTCAGAAGTTTAGGGATTCACTACATCCCTTTGGAGATGAGCCTAAAGGATACCATGAAAAGCTTCGAGGAGAAGAATTTAGTTAGTCTTTAA
- the LOC113760997 gene encoding cinnamoyl-CoA reductase 1-like isoform X1, translating to MIGAGKVVCVTGASGYIASWLVKLLLERGYTVKASVRDLNDPTKTMHLTSLDGAKERLLLLKANLLEEGSFDEIVNGCEGVFHTASPCQFSVPARDPQAELLDPAVKGTLNVLRSCARVPSVKRVVLTSSMAAVINNTDLKDDVVVDESWFSDPSYCEKNELWYMLSKTLAENAAWKFAKEHGIDMVAINPALVIGPLLQPTINQSVELILNLVTGAQSFPNATLPWVDVRDVACAHILAFEIPSANGRYCLVERFANGSQLLEVLQELYPTLEFPAKFIDCSSLTFPDYKISQEKVRSLGIHYIPLEMSLKDTMKSFEEKNLVSL from the exons ATGATTGGTGCAGGGAAGGTGGTGTGTGTTACAGGAGCTTCAGGATACATAGCTTCATGGCTGGTGAAGCTGCTGCTTGAGCGCGGTTATACTGTTAAAGCTTCAGTTCGTGACCTCA ATGACCCAACAAAAACAATGCATTTGACTTCACTTGATGGAGCCAAGGAGAGGCTTCTTTTGCTTAAGGCAAACTTGCTAGAAGAGGGATCCTTTGATGAAATAGTTAATGGATGCGAAGGTGTTTTTCATACTGCATCTCCTTGTCAATTTTCAGTTCCAGCCAGAGATCCACAG GCGGAACTACTGGACCCTGCAGTAAAGGGAACACTGAATGTGCTACGATCTTGTGCAAGAGTTCCATCGGTCAAGAGAGTGGTTCTAACATCCTCAATGGCAGCAGTTATAAACAATACTGATTTAAAGGATGATGTGGTGGTTGACGAGAGCTGGTTTTCAGATCCATCATACTGTGAAAAGAATGAG TTGTGGTATATGTTATCGAAGACCTTGGCTGAGAATGCTGCGTGGAAATTTGCAAAGGAGCATGGCATTGACATGGTTGCAATAAATCCAGCATTGGTCATTGGTCCTCTCTTGCAGCCAACGATCAACCAAAGTGTAGAACTCATCCTGAACCTAGTAACAG GGGCTCAATCATTTCCCAATGCAACTCTGCCATGGGTTGATGTTAGAGATGTTGCCTGTGCACATATTCTCGCCTTTGAAATCCCTTCTGCTAATGGAAGATATTGTCTCGTTGAAAGATTTGCAAACGGTTCTCAGCTCCTCGAGGTTCTTCAAGAACTTTACCCCACTCTCGAATTCCCGGCAAA ATTCATCGACTGTAGCAGCCTTACTTTTCCAGACTACAAAATATCTCAAGAAAAAGTCAGAAGTTTAGGGATTCACTACATCCCTTTGGAGATGAGCCTAAAGGATACCATGAAAAGCTTCGAGGAGAAGAATTTAGTTAGTCTTTAA